CGCAgcgttttattttcttcttttggCTGCTAACGAGCGCCCAGCGGCCACCagactgcaaaaaaaatgaagtcaTCAATAAGCGTTGCTCCAGACAGGAAATAGTTACATGCTACTTGTGTCTTCGCTAGGCCCGAGGCCGACTAACAAGACGGACGTGAGCGAggaggaaatgttttttttatgattccGGCACGCAGGGAATGGCTTACGGAAGCTTGCGAGCGGCTCGTTAGAGCGTGATGGACTTTTTTGGGGATGCGACGTGgtgaagaagatgaagaaggtGAGAAAAGATGAAAGATACGTTTATAGCGCCGCCTCGTTAGCGCCCCCGACGTGTCATCGGCCGTCTTTTTGCCTGTGCTAATTTGGTCCTCCACTTCCTGTCTCCATCCCATCATAGTTCGAGTGACAGCTCCAATATGGATTTCTACACTCtgtagacaaaagtattgggacactgtTCTCGGGGGactggcagccattttgtgaGCTCATGATAACTAATAATCTTCCATCTCATCCTTTCTGACTTCATCTCTGGCTCATTTGCTTCCCTCGTGAGTCAACtttggaagaggaggagggagggggaggaggaggagaggaaagaGGAAGGTTGTTTCATGGAGTTTATGATCCGCTGAGAATGAGTGGGGGCATCCTCTTAAACGATCTGCATTTAGGGGGCCGCCGTCTAAGCCAGAGAAAAATACGGGCTATCTTTCCACTTTGGCTAATTGCTGGCATGGATGTCAAAGGAAACGGCGCGTCATCTCGTTGAGGCTGGCGTGCCGCTCTGCCTCTGCCCGTTAAAAAATGGCCGGCCGGGAAGCAAACGCTCCAGCTTTACTTGACATACATGTTgacattgcactttttttttttttttgcctgcgcCATATTTTACGTGGCCAGCGACTGCCACCTCGTCGATCGCAGCTTCTgcctctgattggttgttttttcTCGGGCGCGGTGGTTCCTGAATCAAAGCAGTGGTACAAAATGGCCCCCGAGAGGCATCATTACTTTTTTATCCATCATTTTAATAACATGCAATGGGTTCTTTTTTGGGGTGCAAATGAGAAGTGGCAGTTAAGTGGGAGGTGACGCCAGGCCGTCACATTAGCATTCACACCCAaaaatcttcatcatcatcatcatgtgcTTTTCACAACATTTACTGCTCAACTAAGGTGTGTGCGCGGGCACACGCCAGATGGCGCATGACGCTCCCAGCGGCGCAGCGCCAATACGCGccagccgctcgctcgctcgctcactcactcacctctTCATCACGTTAAATAAACAGCACAACATGTGCGCGTGCACACATGCGCCACCTGGTGTGGCCCACAGCCAGCAGCCGCTGGATGTGTCGCTTAcctcacacacacgcgtgtTTGGCGCCACAAAATATTAGTTGGGAGTGCACAAACGGTTTTATAAACTTAAGACAAGTCAGTCAGGGTCTGCCAATGTTTGTGCCACCTCATTGTTGAGCCATAATTTTGGTTCTCCTTTTAAtgcctgtatgtgtgtgtgtgtgtgttcctgggAACCTCTCCAAATTAGGACCTGGCCGCCAATCAGCAGCTGCTTACCTCAGATAGCTCCACATGCTTCCACACACGCACCATCGGCGATATTCGAACAACACTTGCCGTGTTTGTGTGCAAACATAATGAAATGTTAATGTCCCCATTTGTGCGTACActacatgcatgtgtgtgtcggaATGGGAAATTTGTGGCAGAGCAACAACAAGCCCCGAATCTCCTTTCCGCACACGCCGCTAGCTCCCTGACAGGTGCGAACAGGTCGGCTGGGAACAAAAACGCTGAGTAGAAGGTCACCTTGGCTCTCGCCGCAAGACCAAAGGGGAGCCTGATGGAAAACGACCGGAAAGGTCAATTCATCGTCAATGATAATCCAATCGGCCGTATACGAACGTTTCGCCGAAAATTTTATGTTTTGGTCGGCGTTTCTATGGTGACCACTCGACGGGACGGAACAACGGCCTTGGAGTACCTGACTTTCTCTTTTAGAGTGGTTGCTATGACGACGGGCCGGCGCATCGACGACGGCAGCCTACGTCGTTCATCAGCGTCAACGGGCCTCATCTGTGATTCAGCGCTCGTCTAGCGATGCCTCGAAGACGAATGTCGCGGCCGACACTCGCTCGTTTCCTTTTGCCGGCCTTGAGCGTTTGCTGTCGACGCTGTCAATCATCACAGATCGTCGTTGAAATcgttcaaaaaaagaaaattggcaGAAATTCAATGtttaaatttgatttgttttccatGTCCGCTGTCGATGGAGCTAGTTTGGCTTATAGCTAAACGCTGACACGGCATTTTACACAGAGTCGGcatactacaaaaaaaaaattgtaagctAGCCAAAGCCCAATTTAGCGAATTTTCAAAACGAGAGGTTAAGGTTTCACATTAGTAGTGCTTTAATCACCGATGATGGCGGAGGTCGTTTCTCATTTCTCACCTCTGAGGATGTGcaagtgtgtgcgtatgtttttAATTGTGTTACCGACTCGTTCCGGTGCAAAGTGTCTCATTAATGTTGAATGTGTTGCCGCGAGAGAGAAAATAAAGAATTGGAGTTAATTGTAGTTTTTGATTAAAAGTCACTCTGCCCTCAGCTCATTAAAGCTTCACGTTCATTCAAAGCGTCCTCACAATGACGAGCGCTTCGAACGACACGACTaacaaaaaatgtcatttaGAATCGCTTCtattaaaaatcatttttatgtTAATGTTATGAATGGGACCACCGGGCTGCAATTCACAATGTGTCCACTAGAGGCAGTAGCGCTCCCCATTCATAGCACGAAGCTGCATTTTATATCTTTTGCCTCACTTATGGATATAAAAACGAGGCACATCAATATATGATTTATATCCTAAACACACAATTGTACACTCACtgcaagcgcacacacacacacacacacacacaaagagtgctgactgtgtgcgtgtgcgttgcGCTGGCTGATGAATGAATCAATATTTCAGTTTCTAGCAATGTCTCAGCACAGATGTTGGCATGGAGAATTGCcgatgtgacacacacacacacactcacgcagagGACAATATGCAGTGAGAACATAATCTCTCCAAGCGTGACATGCTCTGCTGCATCAGAAGAATCACCTGTCtgattatacacacacacacacacacacacacgcacatgcagctAAAAGTGCAAAGTGCAAAAGTGCTGTGCTGAGCTAAAGCCGCCTTcagggcagcagcagcagcttcagCACCAGGCGAGCATTCGAAGcagctcacacacaaacacacgcgcacataTGCAAATGAAGACAATATTGAAATGCGACCTTTAACCCTCGATTATGCCAAACGGATCAAGTCCAAAAATGGAAATATTTTACATATCTCGCACGGGAAGTCTTGACGGAGCGTTTCCTTGTTGTCAAGGAGACCTTCATTTGGCCACGTGATTCATTGCGCTAATCGTCGCATTTGAGCAAATGGTCGCGCTTCCGTTGGCCGATCAACTGATTAGCGAGCGAGTAGCCCCGCCCCCCTGCGGCCATCAAAGAAGGCCGCAACTTGAGGGCGACCATTCCTTTCCATTTCCACGCTTGAGAGACTAATTGGGCCTCGGGGAAGCTTGTTAGCTTTGCTTGTGTCATGAAAGCTTTCCCcgcaataaaaaggaaaatatgcaCAAGAAGCTTTGATGTGTGCACTTAAGTCTGACTTTGAATTTGCAGTAGGGGGAGCACAAagacgccattttttttttttatgtgcagcTCCTGACTGGACTTGATCGGATattggttgatttttttttcccgcagtTGCCATATTAACACGTTAGCGGCCATGTCGGCGGCCATGTTGGCTCCCGGCACGCCTCGCTCGGCTCATTGTCTTGCTGCTTGGATCGCTTCCCCGCTGAGGGAGGCGCTCCACTTCCCTCAGATAATAGCACAGCGCTGGCTGGAGTGCtttatgcgcacacacacatggggcCTTATCTGCGTTCTCAGCATCTTCTCCTCCCATCTAAGCTGCTCGAGCTTGCTCTGAATGCAGCGCACGAGCATTTGATACTTTTcgcttttactttgaaaaataatttttcacGTGAATCCATTTCACGCTCACCTGTGATGGCGCGTGTCGCCGAGCGCTCGGTTGCTAGGGACGCGCTCGCTCTCCCGTTGATTGAAAGCGTAGAGCGCGTAGGGGTCGTCGCCCGGACGCCAGCGCCGGGCGCTCAGGTAGCCGCGCTCGTCGAAGCCGTCCAGCATGTCGTCCCACTCGCTGTCCGACATCTGCACGCAAAGAAAGATTAGCGATTgcacgacacacacacaaggaaaaatgcattttataTTGTCTGAAGAGGAGAAAATACAAAACTGGGTTATACACTGTattattaacacacacacacacacacacacacacacacacacacacacagattgttAGGACGCCTAAGCAAGCGACATGAACATTCTCCACAGCCCGTTTGTCTCCTCCCACATTGCTCAGTCGCACAGTTGCTGATGCCACACTTTGTCTAAATGGGcccgttcgtgtgtgtgtgtgcgtgtgtgtgtgcgagtgcgtATGTCTTGTCGTTCCCCAGGCAGCGGTAACAACGAAGCGTGAAGAACACGAGTAGAAGAGAAAAATGAGCAAAAAAGAGGAGACAAAGCAACGCCGAACGAGGCGGCCGGAAAGTTGCAAAGCGCTTGGTCGCTCAAATAGGAAAAGCAAATCCAGGTGGCCCTGGATTGGTCGCCATCTGTTAAGCCGTCCGGAAATGAGTTATCATCATGACGCACAAATGTTGAGTCATCGTGGTGACCAAGCGCCAAACGACTGCGATGAAGTTGGCGTGAAGTTCCTCGAGCCCAAAATTGCTCACCGCACCTGAGCGGTGGTTAGCATAACCTGCATCAACTAtttagctcctcctcctcctccagtttGTGTATTTCAGCTCACATCCGGACACACCAAAGTGGccgggcacgcacacacattgatTAAGACTAAGCGTGCGTGCCTGCGGCCGTGTTGCTCGTTGGGGTTGGATATTGCTTTCTCTTCCAGCTCATACATCTTTGTCtctgaccacacacacacacacgcattccaCAACTTAAGCACTCTTGCGTTACTATTGAACGAGGAAACAGCAAACACGGTTAAATGTCGTTAACGATTTATAGCGCCACCTAGCAGGAGTCCGAAACATTATCATTCCCCCGGGCGTGGAAAAACGAGCAACGCTTGCACTTTTTGGGATGTTTACATCACCGAGTAAATGCTtacaatgtttatttttttagtgccgtgtgtgtgtgtgtgtgtgtgtgtgtgtgtgtggacagaTGGAGGGCCATTTTGCACTTAGCTGGCACAGATGCAGCTTACGCTTGCCACATAAAGATGTTTATGAATTATTTGGGGCGAGGTGGTTAAACGTGTCCAGATGTTGCGCAACTTCCTCTTTGATAGGAGACGGTACGATACGATAAAATACGATATTTCTGAAAAGTTTTTTGTAAGCAACTGGGAGGCAAATGTGGTTTTGTGTTCCTGACGAGTTTGTTGAGCGACAGGACAGGAGAGGACAGGACAGGAAGTTGTTGTCTTCGGCGAGGCCTCTTGTCGCCCGTCACGTTGTCACGTTCTTCATTTGCTCTTTGTCATGGTTGTCGTGTCCCCGCTGGCCTTGTTTTCCCTCCATTTTCCTCGTCTTTCTCCCTTCTTTCGTTTTTGACTTTCATCTCACACACTGCCTTGTAATCTTGATCCCACTTTTCTGTCTTCTCGTTTTATCCCGGGCTGGCTATCAACGTGATGGATGGATCAATTGGGCGACACTTGTCGtgctatcacacacacacacacacacacacacacacacacacacacacacacaagcagactCTTTCCTGCCCACACTCTCAACTCAACTTTACTTCTAAGAACAAAAGCGCTGCACATAAGGCCAAACTGCttgacacacgcaaacacaaacgcacacacggcAAAATGATGCGGTATTGCTCTTcctcttattattattacggcTTGTGATTGCGATTCCTTCTGCAGGAGCCGCTTCCAGCTGCTCCCAAACTCATTTCCCTGGCAGGCGCTCGCTGAATAGCTCGCGTTGAGGAACAATGGCTGCAGCCAGCGTGCATGGCGCAAACCAACCACAACATTAATCATCTCTGACACGCGTGCACGCGTGTGCCTGCCCATGATGTTTAACGGCAGAAAAAACAGAGAAGTGGACAACTGTGACCACAATGGCCTAAAACCTGCAGCACATTTTATCCAACAATGGTGTCAGTCAAAGAAACAATAGCGTATAGATACCATTCGTATGATAAATGAATAATAGGGAGCCTAATAATGACCCCTGTGGCACTCCAAGATGTGATGCATTTGCCAACACAgccaaaatagaaaataatggaAATCAATAAAAGGGCGGACTCATTTCTTTGATGCTGAGCCCTGGTTGATCGAGACGAGACAGGAGACCGCAAGTTGTCCATGACAGGCAGCTGTCAGACTTTTTCTACAGGTGCTCCCACGTGACAGCAGGCGCACCAATCAACAGGCTCACTCGCAAACAACCACAGTGGCGGGAAAAGTGTCACGCAAGTGCTCATGACGCAGGTGAGGGTTTGTCTCACCTGCTTGCTTTGCCCAGCTCCATCGTCTCCAGCGGCGGCGCCGGGAGCCGCGCCGAGCTCGGGCAGCCTCCTGCGGCTGAGCAGCAGAAGGTAGACGAGCGCCCCGAGCCACACCAGCACCGCCGTGGCCACTGACGCACGGCGACACGCGCGCTTCATTCCAGGCAGCAGAAGCCGCCCTCCGGAAAGCGAGCCGAGTCCGTCCGAGCTCCACGCCGCCGCCAAAACCGCGCGCTCATCTTGTCTTCGTTCCCTCACGCGCTCGTAAAAGCAAAACCACAAGCGACCGCTTGCCACTTGCTGCTTCTTCAACTCTGGCGAGCTGCGGGAGGGCTTCCAgcctgcgagcgagcgagcgtgcgcGTGAGCCGCTGGGAATCAGCGTGCGCGCGCACGTTGGACTGCTTCAGTACGTGCATGAGAGCGCCACCTGCCGATTTTGACTCAATACAATGAAAACTGTTCAAGGTTCTGAAAACGAGAGAAACTCAGTTAACTGTTTAATTTTCTTTAAAGGCACTTATTTGTGGAGTTACTCAGAACTTATTTGATCAAATTGAACGTGAATGCATTATATTATGAACACTTTGACACACTCATTTGGACTTGATTAAATCTATCAAAGACTTGtttttcaccaccaaacgtgacCCTTTCAGCAAAATTTCCATGCCGCAAACTaaaaaagtgacttttttaaCTTGAATCTTACAATTCAACCTGCGTTTTTCCTTAAAACCAAATAGTTTGGTCAAAAAGACCAGAGTGGTTCAGACGAGtggcaaaaaaagaagaaaaaaaaatcgaaattcTGTACGTGCAGTGAGCTGGGCGCTACTCTGCTGCCCTCTAGCGTTGATTAAAGGAACAGCTTGGTTGCAGTTTGCAAATAGTGTAAAGGCATCAAGACTACCTTGTTGGGAAAAAAGTACAACACACCACATAGTCTATTCCAGTTTATTTCCTCATCAGAAAACGCAacacaataaaattaagaaggaGAACATAGGACAGAATATGCGCCACGCTATGCTAGGGTGTAAGTAACTCAAACTGATATAAGGTTAAATAATTCTTTGCTTTAAAAAGGTACAGAAAGATATTTGCTTCTTCCACTTCTCAGCACtccaaaacaataacaaaacaaaagaaatgccACAACAAAGATCTGCATAcgttttctttcttctcctttGAGTGGCGCTGCAAATCTCCGCATGGGAGGaagagcttcgggaggacaagGACGACGAGCGGGACCGTCTGGCGAGATGCTCGTCTTTCTTGTCGACGCTGACGGAAACGCATCCTTGTGCAAACGCGACATGGTCCCGTCGCCGATTAAGAGCGACGACGCCACAAAGTCTCTTGAGTGATCATGTTTGAATTTGCTACGAGAAATGTGTCCATTCGTCGGCGTCACCGTAGTCCGTTCAACGATTCGGGTCGCTTTTCAAaagattgacacattttgtctgATCTCTCGTAAATGTCAACGGCATCTACGAGGTTGACAGACAccaacaatttattttttttgtaggccCAATCACGGCAGCTCGGCATGACAAATTACCAGGGCGACCTTGACATGCTAACTTTAGCCCGGGTTGCGAGCGTCAATTTCAGGAAGAAAAGATTCAATGCACGCTCCGAAACAAGCAAAACACCCCCACAATCCCAAAAAGTACAAAGCACACCCCGTCGATTAATTGTAGCCACAAAACACAacctcaaaaagaaaaaaaatcaaataaattaacAAAAGCCTTGCGGTAGGTCAAGTGATGACTTGGGGTGCTCAGCCGCCATATGagggtgaggaaaaaaaaattataattcagTCATACTAACCCCCCGCTGCGTACGAGGGGGAACCACGTACCGAGCATCGTGCGccgggagaggaagaggaggctctCGCACGTGCGCCGCCAATAGCCTTGTGTTCTCCTGGAGTCCATGCGAGTACAAGTCCAGCTCAGAAAATGGTGGGCAACATGATGCCGCTCGCCAAACAAGTGAagaagagaaggaggaggaagaaaggcGGGTGGGTTTGACCTGAGAGAGAAGACGGCGAAAGTTCCTGTGGCGGGTGGGGTTTGGGTAGGGCAGGGGGGGGTCAGTTAAGGCTGCACAAGAGTGAACGACATCCGGGTCCAAAGTGgcaccgccgcctcctcctcctcctcctcctctttttttccttctggCCTCAGCGGCCCATCAGGAGCACTCCTCGCCGATGCGCTGGCAGGAGCGGCCCACCTTGCGCTCCAGCTTGACCATCTTGAGGATGGCCTCCTGCCGCCCGCGGCCCAGGTGGTCAAAGAGGCAGTCGTGCTGCTCGGGCAGCCGGTGCAGCATGCAGAACACGTAGCCTGCAAAACAGAGCCACGCCTGTCAAAGGCACGTCTGGAGgacagccatgtttttttttttttttggtgaccaCGCGTGTACGCACCACAGCGACACGAGCCCAGTTCCTGCTGCACCAGCTCCAGTTTGCTTTGGCAGCTGTAGCAGCGCCGGCGGTTCTTCTGTTTGGGCGTGTCGGCCGCCTCATCCTCGCCGCCTTCGCCGCCGCCATCTTCTTCTTCGCCTTCCGGCCGCGGCCGCTTCTCCGGCGTGGCCTCGCTTTCCGAGGGCGAGGCTGTGAACGCGGCGGAAGAGAAGAGAGGTGGGATTAAGCGTGGTTTGGCGGGGGAGGGCGGGCCAGAGGAGGAGAGCGTACCTGATTCTCGAGGACGTTTTGCCGCCGTGCGCAGCGTACCCTGCGCCGTCGCTGTCGACGCACCTGAAAGTTGGAGAGAAGACATGTATTGGACGCAGGCGAGGTTTCAAATCCGGTATCGACTGCACGCTTACCCTCTCTGGAGGCGGCGAACAACGGCGAGGCTTCCTCGGCGGCCGGCGGCTCCGCAGCGGTGGGCGTGGACAGAGACGGCGAGAGCGACGACGATATAGATGGACTCTTGTTGGCGGTGCTGTTGGCGACGGCAGCTGCGGCGGtctcgccgccaccgccgccgctcgTGAAGACGGCCGAGCGGCTGTCCTCGCCCGGCTGCTTCTTCTGGATGTCTGCAGCGGGCAAGCCGGGAAGAAAGACCAACTTATTCTTGAGCTTTCCATTTTCACAATCATTGACGGAATGGAATACTTTTGAAGATGCTTTGGTGATGCTGCCGTTCTGATAAGTCCACGGAACAAAGACTTTTTAAAGCTCTTCGACTAGTCCCTACCATTCTGTTTTGCTGCACGAGAAGAGCTTGCATGAACTTACCGGCAAAACACTTGGAACACAGATTCATGGTCTTACTGGAcctgcacacacaaaacacatccATTGTGAGTGAGTGGTCATAGGTGCTCAGTTCGCCTCactcaagttttttttcccccaaagagtgATTGGCCTCTTTTGGAGTCTCAGCGTGCCTGAAAACATTTTCCATTTTAGGGGTGCTGGTGTTCATAGAGCAAAATTAGAAGTGATTTAAGAAAGTAAGGAAGTCAACTGGAGGTCCTGCTTGCAACCGCTAGAGGGCACACTCGCGCTGTTTCTGGTGGGATTGATATGATATGCTACCATGCAATTAGAACGTTTACAGCTTTTTTTTGAAGGCATTATCATCATTTAAAAGCTGGTTGATTCCCACACACAATTTGAATTATTCATAAAAGCGTATCAAAGGATCAAAGTACTGCTTGGTGACGTAGGCAGGCCGTGAATCATATCCGGTATGCAACCTTCATCGTTTTTGACGTGACACATCAAAAAGCAATGACATTAAGGCAAACAAAGATCCATACAACCTCACCCTCAAATCAAGTGATCATCTTTCTTCCCAAATACAAAGGACAAGTTCGTTGTGTGAGCAGCAACAGGCCGGGCTGCCTTTAAAAGgaacctgctgctgctgctgcttctgctgccaATAAATCATCTTCAACATGGGCACGTCGCCTCGCAAACGTCACCCAACAGCGTCCACACACCGAGCGGTGCCGAAAAGTTCGACAACGGCTGAcattggcaggcaggcaggcaggaggtTGATTTATTGGGCAACTTCCCAACCCCCCACCGCCGGCCTGCTTCAacgcaacaacaacaatggGCGACTCGAGTCGCTAGCAAAGATTTCATCGAAGCTCTTTCGTCTCATTGCGAGGCGGCCGAGTGGGCCAAACTTACCCCCAAAAGCCGCATGGACACCGGGGAGGGAGGCCGGGTGGCTTGCTTCTCTCGCTGGTGTCGCCCATAGCGGCCGGCCGCAAGAGGCTACGCGAGGACGGGGATTGGTCTGCGGCCTGCTCACTCGCCGGAGCTtacccaaaaacaaaaaaagaaaggggaAAAAGCCGAAAAAGCGCCGCGGACGGGCACAAAATGCCCTCACCCCGTTGAACGATCCCGGAGGGAAGTGTGAAAAAGCGAAATACGGGGCTCTGGTGGAAgagcaagaattgaaaggcactCGATGCGATCAGCTGGACGTGTGGATGTTAGACACGACCAACAAGAGGGGGAGAGGGGGTGGGGGTATCCGCGTTCAACCAAAATCCGTCGAAAAACTCGCCAGCCTTCCGTTGAGGTGGACAAAAGGCGACTAAAAGAGCCCGTTGTAGCCGTGGGAGGACGTTCGGAGAGAGCAGATAAATCGACACGGCGACGAGCCGGCCCAGGCGTCCGGGGACAACCCCTCCCCGTCGACGCGTCCACGGGCTCAACCCAGCTGGGCCGGAAACGCGACCAGCAGCACCAAAAATGTCAACAGTGGATAACAAGAGCAAAAAAGGCGACTATAAATGAGCAAATATCTGACAAGGCCACGTTTGTTGCCACGATTGACTCCAAATGTTTGCATTGCTAGATGAGCTTGAGCATCCAAAACCGAGGAGATCCCAAACTTGGGCAAAGTGACACAACTGTAGTATCATTTCCAAAACGCACAAAAGCGTTCAGATGATTGACTTTCTGCTCTCAAACTTGACAAGAATGCAAGAAACGAGTAACATTAGTTGCAATAAATATTATTTGACACTCAGGAGGATGACAACAACTAACGCTCCCCTCCTTCAATAAATCTGCTTTGGAGAGCGTCCTTATGGAACATCAACGGACGCTGGTGAGTGGTGAACAGTGACAGGAAAGCAAACATCAAACAAGCGTGTTTCCATCAGAGCCATACAGCAGAAGAAAGGCCTCTCTTCACATACAATGACAAAACAGTCAAATGGGACAGACACAACCTCAAAAATTGCATTGTAAAAAATCTCAGTGTTGTTAATAAATAGGCAAGTGGACTGCATCAAACAAATATGTGCAACGATTAACCGAATAGCAATTAGCGAATTGATcaattcatccattttccaaaAGCTGTTATGGCCCAAACCAGAAACTGAATCAAAATCTATTAAATTTGTGCATTTTTGGCATTGCCAAGTTATGGCCTACTTTGTAATCATTCTTTTATCAGATGAAGTCAAATAATTCAACAGATTCATTACTAGAAATTGTTTGGAGTGACCCTCGTTGAGAACAAACGATGCAGAACAAATATTTACATAGTAACCGTTGCACTCTCTTTTCAACACGCGCAGCCAACTTCATTGAACCTTCTGGGAGCTCCAGTTCTTTGTCAGTCAAAAGACCCAAGATGCAAGCTTCATTTCTGCAACTTGAGTCCAGTAAAGTGCCAATAGCAGCTGCTCATGTGTTTGTCAAGTTGGCCGTTTTGGCGCAAATGATTTGGTGCGAGCCCCTGGGCCCCAACCGCCTGATTCAATTTATTGCTTTCCTTAGCAGCAGCGTGTGCAACATTTTTGGCACGGGGTTGAATCTGCAAATGCGTCAGTGCGTGATGAAGTTCCGTTTTGCATACAAACTGCGTTGCAAAAATAGCCGCCTGCTTTCTTCAAAATAGATCACATTTGTTAGGAAGTCGGAGGTGAGCCGGAGTCTACAAAGTCACAAAAAACGTATCAAACGAGTCAGGAAGACTGGAGGCTTGAAAAGGTGCGTGGAGGCGATGAAAGAGCAGCACGAGTTACGacgacgacggcggcggcggctgtgcAAAAACGGCAGTC
This genomic stretch from Syngnathus scovelli strain Florida chromosome 20, RoL_Ssco_1.2, whole genome shotgun sequence harbors:
- the LOC125990455 gene encoding AN1-type zinc finger protein 3; amino-acid sequence: MGDTSERSKPPGLPPRCPCGFWGSSKTMNLCSKCFADIQKKQPGEDSRSAVFTSGGGGGETAAAAVANSTANKSPSISSSLSPSLSTPTAAEPPAAEEASPLFAASREGASTATAQGTLRTAAKRPRESASPSESEATPEKRPRPEGEEEDGGGEGGEDEAADTPKQKNRRRCYSCQSKLELVQQELGSCRCGYVFCMLHRLPEQHDCLFDHLGRGRQEAILKMVKLERKVGRSCQRIGEECS